In Mustelus asterias chromosome 17, sMusAst1.hap1.1, whole genome shotgun sequence, the following are encoded in one genomic region:
- the dynlt3 gene encoding dynein light chain Tctex-type 3: protein MEEYQSSEEVVFNADEASNIVKECVDTIIGGIDYNHSKINQWTAAVVEQSLMHLVKMGKPFKYIVTCAIMQKSGAGLHTASSCYWDSSTDGSCTVRWENRTMYCVISVFAVSIML, encoded by the exons GTTGTCTTCAATGCAGATGAAGCCAGTAATATTGTCAAAGAG TGCGTTGACACTATTATCGGAGGGATTGATTATAATCACAGCAAGATCAATCAGTGGACTGCTGCTGTAGTTGAACAATCCCTGATGCATTTGGTTAAAATGGGAAAACCATTCAAATATATTG TGACCTGTGCAATAATGCAGAAAAGTGGAGCTGGTCTTCATACAGCGAGTTCATGTTACTGGGACAGCAGCACTGATG GAAGCTGTACTGTGAGATGGGAAAACAGGACCATGTATTGCGTTATCAGTGTGTTTGCCGTCAGCATTATGCTGTGA